A part of Aegilops tauschii subsp. strangulata cultivar AL8/78 chromosome 2, Aet v6.0, whole genome shotgun sequence genomic DNA contains:
- the LOC109747065 gene encoding 3-ketoacyl-CoA synthase 4-like, whose amino-acid sequence MHTTHTTLPNNMSSHLKHLRLLYHRAANTLILRIDIATTLAGAVLTKITQGAVSAHQIVPQSSAICPIHLFPVVVLFIVTATFYLALRPRTVHLIDYACFVASSKFRYPKATLHEHAHLSPLLDDSTINFIATILERSGMSDQTYVPPILFYIEPYCGLDEARADADGFCPVPSNADMIVNRYKLRGDIRLMNLSGMACTASVTAVGIASNMLQVMPWGSYALVVSTEIIGPLYYAGNMRSMQLSNILFRMGGAAKLLSTSRTKARFRLEHLAQTITAANDAAYRCVYQEEDEKGNFGTAFSKDLIGVARDALKANITVTGPLVLPGSELLRVLLHRMAKKVLSSRRARQYIPSFCLAFEHFCIHVGGPAVITSVQHGLNLSDKHVEASRMTLHRFGNQLSASVWYELAYIEAKCWMNKGNRVWDDKVIQTAMSKFYKDDLSTMIDAIKLYCFSIAQGGVRLAAILNRIFSLENNTRLQSL is encoded by the exons ATGCACACGACGcacaccacattacccaacaacATGAGTTCTCATCTTAAACACTTAAGATTGCTATACCATCGTGCTGCCAACACCCTCATCCTGCGAATTGACATTGCAACTACACTCGCAGGTGCCGTTCTCACAAAGATTACACAAGGGGCTGTCTCTGCGCACCAGATTGTGCCTCAATCCAGTGCTATATGTCCCATCCACCTATTCCCCGTCGTCGTTCTTTTCATCGTCACAGCAACATTCTACCTTGCACTCCGTCCTAGAACTGTACACCTCATTGACTATGCTTGCTTTGTGGCGAGCTCCAAGTTTAGATACCCAAAGGCAACCTTGCATGAGCATGCACATCTCTCACCTTTGCTAGATGATTCTACTATCAACTTCATAGCTACTATTCTGGAGCGCTCAGGCATGAGCGACCAGACATATGTACCACCTATACTTTTCTATATAGAGCCATATTGTGGGCTTGATGAAGCACGCGCGGACGCAGA TGGATTTTGCCCGGTACCATCCAACGCTGACATGATTGTGAACAGATACAAGTTGCGAGGTGATATCCGCCTCATGAACCTTTCAGGGATGGCGTGTACTGCGTCAGTGACTGCGGTGGGGATTGCGAGCAACATGCTGCAGGTCATGCCTTGGGGGTCATACGCATTGGTGGTATCTACGGAGATCATTGGGCCATTATACTATGCAGGAAATATGCGTTCCATGCAGTTGTCTAACATATTGTTTCGTATGGGCGGTGCCGCCAAGCTCTTGTCGACTTCTAGGACCAAGGCTCGATTCCGGCTTGAGCATTTGGCCCAGACAATCACTGCAGCAAATGATGCTGCCTACCGGTGTGTATATCAAGAGGAAGATGAGAAGGGAAACTTTGGGACTGCTTTTTCTAAAGACCTTATAGGTGTCGCAAGAGATGCACTGAAGGCAAATATCACGGTAACCGGGCCTCTTGTCCTACCGGGGTCAGAGCTTCTCAGAGTTTTGCTCCATCGCATGGCGAAAAAGGTGCTTAGCTCAAGGAGGGCGAGACAATACATCCCCAGCTTTTGTCTTGCATTTGAGCATTTCTGCATCCATGTTGGTGGACCAGCGGTTATCACCTCAGTACAACATGGCCTCAATCTATCAGACAAGCATGTTGAGGCATCACGAATGACACTACATCGATTTGGAAACCAGTTGAGTGCATCGGTGTGGTATGAGTTGGCATACATCGAAGCTAAATGCTGGATGAACAAAGGCAACAGG GTGTGGGATGACAAGGTCATCCAGACGGCCATGAGCAAGTTCTACAAGGACGACCTAAGCACCATGATCGACGCCATCAAGCTCTATT GCTTCAGCATTGCCCAGGGAGGCGTCAGGCTGGCCGCCATCCTTAACCGGATCTTCAGCCTGGAGAACAACACCAGGCTGCAGAGCCTTTGA
- the LOC109747076 gene encoding endonuclease 4 yields MGLLVLLQVLLVAAAAARAPAARAWGVEGHYMTCKIAEGLLTSEATTAVKGLLPGWANGELAGACSWPDIERRRMPWSGSLHFADTPGDCKFNYARDCHGPKGEKDMCVVGGINNYTAALQDSSSPYNRTESLLFLAHFLGDVHQPMHCGRTADLGGNTILVTWYSTAKTNLHKVWDDKVIQTAMSKFYKDDLSTMIDAIKLNLTEDWSTEENQWTACSTQTTTCADKYAEESAELSCPAYVGVGQYSNLEDEYFFPAMPVVEKRIAQGGVRLAAILNRIFSGENNSRLQSL; encoded by the exons ATGGGGCTTCTGGTGCTGCTTCAGGTCCTCCTCGTcgcggccgcggcggcgagggctccggcggcgcgGGCGTGGGGCGTGGAGGGCCACTACATGACCTGCAAGATCGCCGAG GGTTTGCTGACGAGCGAGGCCACGACGGCGGTGAAGGGCCTCCTGCCGGGGTGGGCCAACGGCGAGCTCGCGGGGGCGTGCTCGTGGCCGGACATCGAGCGGCGCCGGATGCCGTGGTCCGGCTCCCTGCACTTCGCCGACACCCCCGGCGACTGCAAGTTCAACTACGCAA GGGACTGCCACGGCCCGAAAGGGGAGAAGGACATGTGCGTGGTCGGAGGCATCAACAACTACACCGCCGCGCTGCAAGACTCCTCAAGCCCGT ATAATCGGACGGAGAGCCTGCTGTTCCTGGCGCACTTCCTCGGCGACGTCCACCAGCCCATGCACTGCGGCCGCACCGCCGACCTCGGCGGTAACACCATCCTCGTCACCTGGTACAGCACAGCCAAGACCAACCTTCACAAG GTGTGGGATGACAAGGTGATCCAGACGGCCATGAGCAAGTTCTACAAGGATGACCTAAGCACCATGATCGACGCCATCAAGCTCAACCTTACT GAGGATTGGTCCACCGAAGAGAACCAGTGGACGGCCTGCAGTACACAAACAACAACTTGTGCTGACAA GTACGCCGAGGAGAGCGCGGAGCTGTCGTGCCCGGCTTACGTGGGTGTTGGGCAATACTCCAACTTAGAAG ATGAATATTTCTTCCCGGCGATGCCGGTTGTTGAGAAGAGGATTGCCCAGGGAGGTGTCAGGCTGGCGGCCATCCTCAACCGGATCTTCAGTGGGGAGAACAACAGCAGGCTGCAGAGCCTTTGA
- the LOC109747064 gene encoding 3-ketoacyl-CoA synthase 6-like — MILATAVLTEVTQWLSTAHKTMPQSSDICLIHLLPIALLIVTATIYHALRPRNVYLVDYSCFRPSSSFRYPKATSVEHARLSPLIDDSTANFIASIHERSGMGDQTYFPPVVMHMEPYCGLDEARTEAELVVFSVIDDLLAKTCINLDAVGVLITNCSLFCPVPSIADMIVNRYKLRGDLRVMNLSGMACSASVTAVGLASNILRFMPWGSYALVVSTEIVGPCYYVGNKRSMQLTNLLFRMGGVAKLLSTSRSKARFRLGHFTRTITAASNTAYRCVYQEEDEKGNLGIALSKDLMAVAGDALTANITSTAPLVLPASELSKFWLFCMAKKVLHWRKIRPYIPNFSVAFHHFCIHVGGPAVITSVQHGLGLSDKHVEPSRMTLHRFGNQSTSSVWYELAYIEAKGRMKKGNKVWMIGFGAGYECNTVGWMCIQPSSGADGPWASCIHRYPVDVSNKV, encoded by the coding sequence ATGATACTCGCAACTGCCGTCCTCACAGAAGTTACACAATGGCTTTCCACTGCACACAAGACTATGCCCCAATCCAGTGATATATGTCTCATCCATCTACTTCCCATCGCTCTTTTGATTGTCACGGCTACCATCTATCATGCACTCCGTCCTAGAAATGTATACCTTGTTGACTACTCTTGCTTCCGGCCAAGCTCCAGCTTTAGATACCCAAAGGCAACCTCCGTCGAGCATGCACGACTTTCACCTTTGATTGATGATTCTACTGCCAACTTCATAGCTAGTATTCATGAGCGCTCAGGCATGGGCGATCAAACATATTTCCCACCAGTAGTTATGCACATGGAGCCATATTGTGGGCTTGATGAAGCACGCACCGAAGCAGAGTTGGTCGTCTTCTCAGTGATTGATGACCTTCTAGCCAAGACGTGCATCAATCTTGATGCGGTCGGTGTTCTTATCACCAACTGCAGCTTATTTTGTCCGGTACCATCCATCGCCGACATGATTGTAAATAGATACAAGTTACGAGGTGATCTCCGCGTCATGAACCTCTCTGGGATGGCATGCTCTGCATCGGTGACCGCAGTGGGGCTCGCGAGCAACATCCTGCGGTTCATGCCTTGGGGGTCATACGCGTTGGTGGTGTCAACGGAGATTGTTGGCCCATGCTACTATGTGGGAAACAAGCGTTCCATGCAGCTGACTAACCTCTTGTTTCGTATGGGCGGTGTCGCCAAGCTTTTGTCGACTTCCAGGTCCAAGGCTCGGTTTCGGCTTGGGCATTTCACGCGAACGATCACGGCGGCAAGCAACACTGCCTACCGGTGTGTGTATCAAGAAGAAGATGAGAAGGGAAACCTGGGGATTGCACTCTCTAAAGACCTTATGGCCGTCGCTGGTGATGCACTCACGGCTAATATCACATCAACCGCACCTCTTGTCCTACCAGCATCAGAGCTTTCCAAGTTTTGGCTCTTCTGCATGGCGAAAAAGGTACTTCATTGGAGGAAGATCAGACCATACATCCCAAACTTTTCTGTTGCATTTCACCATTTCTGTATCCATGTCGGTGGGCCGGCGGTTATCACCTCAGTACAACATGGTCTCGGTCTATCAGACAAGCATGTTGAGCCATCACGAATGACACTACATCGGTTTGGAAACCAGTCGACCTCATCAGTGTGGTATGAGTTGGCATACATTGAAGCTAAAGGTCGGATGAAGAAAGGCAACAAGGTGTGGATGATTGGCTTCGGTGCAGGGTATGAATGCAACACCGTTGGGTGGATGTGTATACAGCCATCTTCTGGAGCGGATGGACCTTGGGCTAGCTGCATCCATCGTTACCCAGTGGATGTCTCCAACAAAGTTTAA